A window of the Hordeum vulgare subsp. vulgare chromosome 5H, MorexV3_pseudomolecules_assembly, whole genome shotgun sequence genome harbors these coding sequences:
- the LOC123396685 gene encoding vacuolar protein sorting-associated protein 32 homolog 2-like — protein sequence MLKKLLSKTKSKKKKDAASSSLPTLDRLHETLEMLEKKERFLQKKSSAEIEKAKDYTKAKNKNAAIQCLKKKKLYETQIEQLSNFQLRVHDQIIMLENAKATTDTVDALRSGSSAVKAIQQSLSIDDIENAIEEANEHTENMKQIQDALATPFGASAEFDEDELEAELEDLEEEELDQELPEPPRGTHVAPSASAATSSRLAASDFAELTKLQAEMAL from the exons ATGCTGAAGAAACTGCTATCGAAGACtaagagcaagaagaagaaggatgctgCGTCTTCTTCCCTCCCCACCTTGGATCGACTACACGAG ACCCTAGAAATGCTGGAGAAGAAAGAGCGTTTTCTTCAGAAAAAGTCTTCCGCGGAAATAGAAAAGGCGAAGGATTATACAAAGGCAAAGAATAAGAATG CTGCAATTCAGTGTTTAAAGAAAAAGAAGTTGTATGAAACACAGATTGAGCAGCTATCCAATTTTCAGTTGCGAGTTCATGATCAG ATTATAATGCTTGAAAATGCAAAGGCAACAACTGACACTGTTGATGCTTTGCGCTCTGGGTCATCTGCTGTCAAAGCTATTCAACAGTCCCT GAGTATCGATGACATTGAGAATGCAATCGAAGAGGCGAATGAACATACGGAAAATATGAAACAGATACAGGACGCACTTGCTACACCATTCGGTGCTTCGGCTGAATTCGACGAG GACGAGTTAGAGGCGGAACTGGAAGACCTCGAGGAGGAAGAACTGGACCAGGAGCTGCCTGAACCGCCACGGGGGACACACGTGGCGCCATCAGCATCGGCGGCGACTTCTTCTCGACTGGCGGCTAGCGATTTCGCTGAACTGACCAAACTTCAAGCAGAGATGGCGCTTTAG